A region of Vigna radiata var. radiata cultivar VC1973A chromosome 10, Vradiata_ver6, whole genome shotgun sequence DNA encodes the following proteins:
- the LOC106775940 gene encoding uncharacterized protein LOC106775940 — protein sequence MSPSKSKSKDKKAGKEAQKSVAKSSGSANAVAGVPASAYNPLLGTFHTLEMQPASTSQVQSNGRFRNIDETDEHPTGSVVAGVEYDSVSNNGSWSGESEDHKEKSSNPPTRLEAVPGADNDKREKIRQKNEKKHQRQKERRAQELHDRCSGYIMSRKLEALSQQLVAMGFSHERATVALILNEGRVEESVAWLFEGGEEADNHKDANISGSNLKIDISEELAQIADLEIEFSFSKQEVQRAVVACDGDLDKAAESLRELKMDRPSGPPKPDEVGDPPSFGGKQTGVVNQNARPQSKPILSPNQLQKDEKDFNYTKQAVTGGSAESSNRPMQSLKRIQSKSDWAKPQQASIPADKRWPSAGSNSSVSYSLASPLQVSPTPSKTEASYVAVGGDYKNLQPGQAREPVIVMQRPQTVNTKQIPAASLSSSPPGIAASWYPTNSVEVMRSNGFMSQPPSSKSLSSNYFSSNQMYHQLQGQPPQQFVAGNSSSVDLQPTNRGSSLWNRTMAASPTLAAASSLGLFSGLGSAATSGSTSPVDWSTGGSMQFDYTNIDWSLDRGLSPPRSNALLLGLSPFTKSSALYGSNASGAVPQPAIRSLPSNGSIVPLPGLQDGGVSPAETSGSREWSSPFEGKDLFSLPRQFVSSPSL from the coding sequence CTACTTCCCAAGTACAATCAAATGGCCGTTTTCGGAATATAGATGAGACAGATGAACATCCTACTGGCTCAGTGGTAGCTGGTGTGGAGTATGATTCTGTTTCTAACAATGGGAGTTGGTCTGGTGAGTCCGAGGACCATAAAGAGAAATCTTCTAATCCCCCTACTCGACTGGAGGCAGTTCCAGGAGCTGATAATGACAAACGAGAGAAAATTCGCcagaagaatgaaaagaaacatCAACGGCAGAAGGAAAGACGAGCACAAGAGTTGCATGATCGTTGCAGTGGATATATTATGTCAAGGAAACTAGAGGCACTTTCTCAACAGCTTGTGGCAATGGGATTTTCTCACGAGCGTGCAACAGTAGCATTGATACTAAATGAAGGAAGGGTTGAGGAATCAGTAGCATGGCTGTTTGAAGGTGGTGAAGAAGCAGATAATCATAAAGATGCAAATATAAGTGGGAGTAATTTGAAAATAGATATATCAGAAGAACTGGCCCAGATTGCAGACCTAGAAATCGAGTTCAGTTTCTCAAAACAGGAGGTTCAAAGAGCAGTTGTTGCTTGTGATGGTGATCTTGACAAGGCTGCAGAGTCTTTgagagaattgaagatggatcGACCATCTGGTCCACCAAAGCCAGATGAAGTTGGTGATCCTCCTTCATTTGGCGGTAAGCAGACAGGAGTTGTCAATCAAAATGCTAGGCCACAGTCTAAGCCCATTCTTTCTCCGAATCAACTccaaaaagatgaaaaggattTTAACTATACCAAGCAAGCAGTTACTGGAGGATCTGCGGAATCCAGCAACAGACCTATGCAGTCTCTTAAGAGAATCCAATCGAAGTCTGATTGGGCAAAGCCTCAACAAGCTTCAATACCGGCTGACAAGAGGTGGCCAAGTGCAGGATCTAATTCTTCGGTTTCTTACTCATTGGCATCACCATTGCAAGTGTCACCAACACCTTCTAAGACAGAAGCTTCTTATGTGGCTGTTGGAGGTGATTATAAGAACCTTCAACCTGGTCAAGCTAGGGAGCCAGTAATTGTGATGCAGCGGCCTCAAACTGTTAATACAAAGCAGATTCCAGCTGCCAGCTTGAGTTCTTCTCCTCCTGGAATAGCTGCCAGTTGGTATCCAACTAACAGTGTAGAAGTTATGAGGTCCAATGGCTTTATGTCTCAACCTCCTAGCTCTAAAAGCCTCAGTTCAAACTATTTCAGTTCTAATCAAATGTACCACCAACTTCAGGGTCAGCCTCCTCAACAATTTGTGGCTGGCAACAGCAGTTCTGTAGATCTGCAACCAACCAACCGAGGGAGTAGCCTATGGAATAGAACAATGGCTGCATCTCCAACGCTTGCAGCTGCTTCTTCTCTTGGACTCTTTTCTGGGCTGGGATCTGCGGCAACTTCAGGGTCAACTTCTCCAGTAGACTGGAGCACTGGTGGGTCAATGCAATTTGATTATACCAACATTGACTGGTCCTTGGATAGAGGCTTATCTCCACCTAGATCTAATGCGTTACTGCTTGGGCTTTCACCTTTTACAAAGAGTAGTGCTCTATACGGCTCAAATGCTTCTGGTGCGGTTCCTCAGCCAGCAATTAGATCATTACCCTCTAATGGTAGcattgttcccttgcctggATTGCAAGATGGTGGAGTATCTCCTGCTGAAACATCAGGTTCTCGGGAATGGAGTTCTCCATTTGAAGGGAAAGATCTTTTTAGTTTACCAAGACAGTTTGTTTCTTCTCCCTCCCTGTAG